One genomic segment of uncultured Ilyobacter sp. includes these proteins:
- a CDS encoding threonine/serine exporter family protein: protein MIKQVLFSVFATFCFAIIFNIRGRKLFFTSIGGGISWLTYLLCINAGYSISFSYFLSSIALTLFSEIFARHLETPVTTILICGLIPLVPGGGIYYTMYNIIKEKPLEAFSKGIETFLISCSLAMGIVFVTSFIKIIKDIHRKKLITRIVSK from the coding sequence ATGATAAAGCAGGTTTTGTTTTCTGTATTTGCCACATTTTGTTTTGCCATAATTTTCAATATCAGGGGTAGGAAACTTTTCTTCACCTCTATAGGAGGCGGTATAAGCTGGCTCACCTATCTTTTATGTATTAATGCAGGGTATTCCATATCCTTCTCATATTTTTTATCCTCGATAGCCCTGACTCTATTCTCTGAGATTTTTGCAAGGCATCTTGAAACTCCGGTTACCACAATCCTCATCTGCGGACTCATCCCCCTTGTCCCAGGAGGAGGTATATACTATACCATGTATAATATTATAAAAGAAAAACCTTTGGAAGCATTTTCAAAAGGCATAGAAACTTTTCTTATATCATGTTCTCTGGCCATGGGGATTGTATTTGTAACGTCCTTCATAAAAATAATAAAAGATATTCACAGAAAAAAACTAATCACAAGGATAGTTTCTAAATAA
- a CDS encoding AAA family ATPase, with translation MYLKKINIKNWKSIENESIELENLMLLIGGANHGKSSIFSAILFFLGERNYRKKDKRRDGGIVEIEGKFQIVSIEKLKKLKPYLDKNDELVLKIKEGDDGFTYEVLKEYKSVEIGWTDYRDIIKNIEVVFIPSVAATSKELTEFFYKKLLSVLDSEGACDREIIGEIMSTYSVLQEDYASKGLQRNVIFNIARILSRESRKKNRSILGSTMILYEEPELYLHPQAERELYNTLIHLSKYGTQIYVCTHSSNFVGLKQYRSICIVRRDERGTKVFQNRKNLFSRDEVKRFNMNYWINPDRSELFFAKKVILVEGQTDKILLPYLAECIGVYKYEYSIIECGSKSTIPQFIRLLNGFKIPYVAVYDKDNHSWRAEYDKENAEYKNKGIQRSINYSIGSYVEFENDIEEEIESTDREKRNYRHKPFMALKRVMSKDYVIPDKLKIKVEKIFK, from the coding sequence ATGTACCTAAAAAAAATAAATATAAAAAATTGGAAATCAATAGAAAACGAAAGTATAGAGCTAGAGAATCTCATGTTGCTAATAGGTGGAGCCAACCACGGGAAATCTAGTATTTTTTCTGCAATACTGTTTTTTCTAGGAGAACGCAACTATAGAAAAAAAGATAAGAGAAGGGACGGGGGAATAGTAGAGATAGAGGGTAAATTTCAGATAGTTTCCATTGAAAAACTAAAAAAATTGAAACCCTACCTAGATAAAAATGATGAACTTGTACTCAAAATAAAAGAAGGAGATGATGGGTTCACTTATGAAGTGCTCAAAGAGTATAAGAGTGTAGAAATAGGATGGACTGATTACAGGGATATCATAAAAAATATAGAGGTGGTTTTTATCCCTTCGGTTGCAGCCACATCAAAGGAACTTACTGAATTTTTTTATAAAAAACTTTTGAGCGTTCTTGACAGCGAGGGTGCTTGTGACAGAGAGATTATTGGTGAAATAATGAGCACTTATTCAGTTTTGCAAGAAGATTATGCAAGCAAAGGTCTACAAAGAAACGTGATATTTAATATTGCCAGAATTCTCTCTAGAGAATCACGGAAGAAAAACAGAAGCATACTAGGGAGCACCATGATTCTCTACGAAGAACCGGAACTTTATCTGCATCCCCAGGCGGAGAGGGAGCTCTACAACACACTTATTCATCTGTCTAAATATGGTACTCAGATATATGTCTGCACCCATTCAAGCAACTTTGTAGGTCTGAAGCAATACAGATCCATATGTATAGTGAGGCGGGATGAAAGAGGGACTAAGGTATTTCAAAACAGGAAAAACCTTTTTTCCAGAGATGAAGTCAAAAGGTTCAACATGAATTACTGGATAAATCCAGATAGGAGTGAACTCTTTTTTGCAAAAAAAGTGATCCTCGTTGAGGGACAGACAGATAAAATACTTCTACCGTATTTGGCAGAATGTATAGGGGTATACAAATATGAATATTCTATAATAGAGTGCGGAAGTAAAAGCACTATCCCGCAGTTTATACGTCTTTTGAATGGATTCAAAATACCTTATGTAGCTGTGTATGATAAAGACAATCACAGTTGGAGAGCCGAATATGACAAGGAAAACGCAGAATATAAAAATAAGGGGATTCAGAGAAGTATAAATTATTCTATAGGAAGTTACGTGGAGTTTGAAAATGATATAGAAGAAGAGATAGAAAGTACTGACAGAGAGAAAAGAAACTATAGGCATAAACCTTTTATGGCACTGAAAAGAGTGATGTCAAAAGATTATGTCATACCAGATAAGCTCAAAATCAAGGTTGAAAAAATATTTAAATAA
- a CDS encoding YhdH/YhfP family quinone oxidoreductase: protein MKFRAVRIFEENGEFVKKIVERGIEDLPEGDVIIKVKYSSLNYKDALSCIGNRGVTRNYPHTPGIDAAGVVTECRTSDFKPGDEVILTGFDLGMNTDGGFGEYIRVPGEWVIKRPENLSLKEAMIYGTAGFTAGLSVYELIKDVKPEDGKILVSGGTGGVGSHAVRFLSKMGYQVTAVINSDQEKELAMKLGADDIVNRDLLDDKSGKALLKQSWAGVVDTVGGNPLSTAIRSLNYAGVVTTCGNVAGGELPSATVYPFILRGVKLVGIDSVQCPKEKREKIWSLISRDWKGSDLESGIKEVGIDGIFDEVENMLNGRLIGRVIIAHKG from the coding sequence ATGAAATTTAGAGCAGTCAGAATATTTGAGGAAAATGGAGAGTTTGTAAAAAAAATAGTGGAAAGAGGTATAGAGGACCTTCCAGAGGGAGATGTAATAATCAAAGTGAAGTATTCTTCGTTAAACTATAAAGATGCTCTATCTTGTATAGGAAACAGGGGCGTGACTAGAAATTATCCTCATACACCTGGAATAGATGCTGCAGGAGTGGTAACAGAGTGTAGAACTTCTGATTTTAAACCTGGTGATGAAGTTATATTGACTGGGTTTGACCTTGGGATGAACACTGACGGAGGTTTTGGAGAGTATATAAGAGTTCCAGGTGAATGGGTAATAAAAAGACCTGAAAATCTTTCTTTGAAGGAAGCAATGATCTATGGAACTGCTGGATTTACTGCTGGACTTTCAGTTTATGAATTAATAAAAGATGTGAAACCGGAAGACGGAAAGATCCTTGTAAGTGGTGGAACAGGAGGAGTAGGGAGTCATGCAGTAAGATTTTTATCAAAAATGGGATATCAGGTAACTGCAGTAATTAATAGTGATCAAGAGAAAGAGCTGGCAATGAAACTTGGGGCGGACGATATAGTAAACAGAGATCTGCTAGACGATAAGAGCGGTAAAGCACTTCTAAAGCAAAGTTGGGCAGGAGTCGTAGACACGGTGGGAGGGAATCCACTTTCAACGGCTATAAGATCATTGAACTATGCAGGAGTAGTTACTACATGCGGAAATGTGGCAGGAGGAGAGCTGCCTTCTGCGACGGTATATCCATTTATACTGAGGGGCGTAAAATTAGTGGGGATCGACTCTGTGCAGTGCCCAAAAGAGAAAAGGGAAAAAATATGGAGTCTTATATCAAGAGATTGGAAAGGATCTGATCTCGAGTCAGGAATAAAAGAGGTTGGTATTGATGGCATTTTTGACGAAGTGGAAAATATGCTAAACGGCAGACTCATAGGCAGGGTAATAATCGCTCATAAAGGATAA
- a CDS encoding GntR family transcriptional regulator — protein sequence MIDRNSRTPIYVQIEKYFLELIQENKIKVGEQFPSETVLSKELGVSRMTIRQAINNLVINGYLVRSRGKGTFVKERDTKKIELPLDKLRSFSKEVQKYGKEPVNIVVVFKLTEAPLNIAKILKITEREKVFYIERLRCLGDVPAVLEQTYMRNDLFEDLTEDVILSSKYKYIQEKGYKIKESKREIMAEIPLENVASLLKLNRNEPVLKAKSITFLTDGTPFEYSEISYNQKKYKFTLIAEYD from the coding sequence ATGATTGATAGAAATTCAAGAACACCTATATATGTCCAAATAGAAAAATATTTTTTAGAGTTAATTCAAGAAAATAAAATAAAAGTCGGAGAGCAGTTTCCATCTGAGACTGTTCTGTCAAAAGAACTCGGTGTAAGCAGGATGACAATAAGACAGGCAATCAATAACCTTGTTATAAACGGTTATCTCGTTAGAAGTAGAGGAAAAGGGACTTTCGTAAAAGAAAGAGATACTAAAAAAATAGAGTTACCATTAGATAAACTTCGAAGTTTTTCAAAAGAAGTCCAAAAATACGGGAAAGAACCTGTAAATATAGTTGTGGTGTTTAAATTGACAGAAGCCCCATTAAATATAGCAAAAATTTTAAAAATAACAGAGAGGGAAAAAGTTTTCTACATTGAAAGACTCAGGTGTTTGGGCGACGTACCTGCAGTGTTAGAACAGACATATATGCGCAATGATCTCTTTGAAGACCTCACTGAGGATGTCATACTCTCTTCAAAATACAAGTATATTCAAGAAAAGGGTTATAAAATAAAAGAAAGTAAGAGAGAAATTATGGCCGAAATTCCATTGGAAAATGTTGCAAGCCTCTTAAAATTAAATAGAAATGAACCTGTTCTTAAGGCTAAATCTATAACTTTTTTAACTGATGGAACTCCCTTTGAATATTCAGAAATAAGCTATAATCAAAAGAAATATAAGTTTACTCTGATAGCAGAATACGATTGA
- a CDS encoding 6-phospho-alpha-glucosidase, whose product MEKRFNIVLVGGGSTWTPGILKAICKKQKDFPLASIVLYDVDGERQEVIGQFGEILFKEEYPEAKFIYTTDKKIAFTDMDFVFCQMRTGGYPMRELDEKIPLSEGVIGQETCGPGGFAYGMRSIKDMVELVNDVRELSPDAWILNYTNPAAIVADALNRVFPDDKKILNICDQPVNLLRSYGRLLDMDPNEFEPVYFGLNHFGWFTHLYNKDGVDMAPKLKEIITTGGFIPVDAEQRDQSWLDTYAMVRDMLVDFPEYLPNTYLQYYLYPDYKANKLDPDYTRANEVMNGREKRVFQECRDAVNAGTTRLSDVVHNDAHGDMIVEVAEAIAFNKNKTYIVIVQNNGLVENVPNDAMVEVAASLGINGPKPYGVGKIDTFYKAMVENQFAYERLTVEAYFEGSYNKALKALTLNRTVVDAKKARKILDKLIAANKGYWPELV is encoded by the coding sequence ATGGAGAAAAGATTTAATATTGTGTTGGTCGGTGGAGGATCTACATGGACTCCCGGAATTTTAAAGGCGATTTGTAAGAAGCAGAAAGATTTTCCTTTAGCGAGTATAGTTTTATATGATGTTGATGGAGAAAGGCAAGAAGTTATTGGGCAGTTTGGAGAAATTCTTTTTAAAGAAGAATATCCAGAAGCAAAATTTATTTATACAACAGATAAAAAGATAGCTTTTACAGATATGGATTTTGTATTCTGCCAAATGAGGACAGGCGGATATCCAATGAGAGAACTAGATGAAAAAATTCCTCTAAGCGAGGGTGTTATTGGTCAAGAAACCTGTGGTCCAGGAGGATTTGCATATGGTATGAGATCAATAAAAGATATGGTAGAATTAGTTAATGATGTAAGAGAACTGTCTCCTGACGCCTGGATACTAAACTATACAAATCCTGCAGCTATTGTAGCAGATGCTTTGAACAGGGTATTTCCTGACGATAAAAAAATTCTCAACATCTGTGATCAGCCAGTGAATCTTTTAAGGTCATATGGAAGGTTGCTTGATATGGATCCGAATGAATTTGAACCTGTATATTTTGGGCTTAACCATTTTGGATGGTTTACACACCTGTACAACAAAGATGGTGTAGACATGGCACCTAAATTAAAGGAAATAATCACAACCGGGGGATTTATTCCCGTAGATGCTGAGCAGAGAGACCAGTCTTGGCTCGATACATACGCAATGGTTAGGGATATGCTGGTAGATTTCCCAGAGTATCTACCGAATACTTACCTTCAGTACTATCTCTACCCTGATTATAAAGCAAATAAGTTAGATCCTGATTATACAAGGGCTAACGAGGTAATGAATGGAAGAGAAAAAAGAGTATTTCAGGAGTGTAGAGATGCTGTAAATGCCGGAACAACAAGGCTTTCTGATGTAGTTCACAATGATGCTCATGGTGATATGATTGTTGAGGTAGCGGAAGCTATCGCATTCAATAAAAATAAAACATATATTGTTATTGTTCAAAACAATGGACTTGTTGAAAATGTCCCTAACGATGCCATGGTAGAAGTAGCTGCGTCACTGGGGATAAATGGTCCGAAACCTTATGGTGTTGGTAAAATAGATACTTTTTATAAAGCCATGGTAGAAAATCAATTTGCCTATGAGAGACTGACAGTGGAAGCTTATTTTGAAGGGTCATATAATAAAGCCCTAAAAGCACTTACACTAAACAGAACTGTTGTTGATGCAAAAAAAGCAAGGAAAATACTGGATAAACTTATTGCTGCCAACAAGGGATACTGGCCTGAATTAGTATAG
- a CDS encoding PTS transporter subunit EIIC, with protein sequence MKDKVMKYLQDFGRSLMLPIALLAAVGILFGFTAALSRPQIKDMLPFLNGGGVAYVLFLIRTMSIKIFGLIPVLFAISISLGLAKKEKEIAALAGFVCYYTLMWSASYMVASNYITFPSSALGSALGLDGVPEMGAVGGMIAGTLTAYIHNKYYNIDLPVAIAFFGGKRFVAIAVILAGSVLGQILPFIWLPISNAIQFVGIGIASLGLFGTFLYGFLERLLIPTGLHHILNGIFRTTAVGGELNGTVGVWNIFFEYFGKVDINELKEYTRFLAQGKIPYMVFGLPAAALAMYKTAPEGKKKTTEALLIAGVLASMTTGITEPLEFTFLFIAPLLFVFHSVMAGLSFLLMDLLNVGIGNTQGGLIDLFVYGTLVPGSNWIYPVVVGLGYSGIYYFTFKHYFIRKGIMIDSGVESTEKSSANVSESKDEKTALIIEGLGGNSNIVSVDNCFTRLRLEVKNSKDVDEIKLKSTGAAGIKIISETQVQVIYGPKVNIIASGIKDHLGY encoded by the coding sequence ATGAAGGATAAGGTTATGAAATATCTACAGGATTTTGGTAGAAGTTTAATGTTACCAATTGCGCTTTTAGCAGCAGTGGGTATATTATTTGGATTTACAGCTGCATTAAGTAGACCACAAATTAAAGATATGCTGCCATTTCTTAATGGCGGTGGAGTGGCGTATGTACTTTTTCTGATAAGAACAATGAGTATTAAGATATTTGGATTAATACCGGTTCTATTCGCAATTTCTATTTCTCTAGGACTTGCAAAGAAAGAAAAGGAAATAGCTGCACTTGCAGGTTTTGTATGCTATTACACATTGATGTGGAGTGCAAGTTACATGGTAGCATCAAACTATATAACTTTTCCATCTTCGGCACTAGGAAGCGCCTTAGGGTTAGACGGAGTTCCTGAAATGGGAGCTGTTGGAGGAATGATAGCAGGTACACTTACTGCCTATATTCATAATAAATATTATAATATTGATCTTCCTGTTGCCATAGCCTTCTTTGGGGGAAAAAGATTTGTGGCAATTGCGGTAATTCTTGCTGGATCAGTTTTAGGTCAGATCCTTCCATTTATATGGCTGCCTATAAGTAATGCAATACAGTTTGTGGGCATTGGAATTGCTAGCTTAGGACTTTTTGGAACATTTTTATACGGTTTCCTAGAAAGACTTCTAATTCCTACAGGACTGCATCATATTTTAAACGGTATATTTAGAACTACAGCAGTAGGCGGAGAACTAAATGGAACTGTTGGAGTATGGAATATATTCTTTGAGTATTTTGGCAAAGTAGATATAAATGAGTTGAAAGAATATACTAGATTTCTTGCACAAGGAAAAATTCCTTACATGGTATTTGGTCTCCCTGCGGCAGCTCTCGCTATGTATAAAACTGCCCCGGAAGGAAAAAAGAAGACCACAGAGGCTCTTCTTATAGCTGGAGTTCTTGCCTCTATGACCACAGGAATTACAGAACCTCTTGAATTTACATTTCTATTTATAGCCCCATTACTATTTGTATTTCATTCGGTAATGGCAGGTCTATCGTTTTTACTCATGGATTTATTAAATGTAGGGATTGGAAATACTCAAGGTGGTCTTATAGACCTATTTGTATATGGAACTCTTGTACCAGGCTCAAATTGGATATATCCTGTTGTAGTTGGTTTAGGTTACTCTGGAATATATTACTTCACATTTAAACATTATTTTATTAGAAAAGGTATAATGATAGATTCAGGAGTAGAGAGCACAGAAAAATCCTCTGCAAACGTATCTGAAAGCAAGGATGAAAAAACAGCTTTAATTATAGAAGGTCTTGGTGGAAATTCCAACATAGTGTCAGTGGATAACTGTTTCACAAGACTCAGACTTGAGGTTAAGAATTCAAAAGATGTTGATGAAATAAAACTTAAATCTACTGGTGCGGCAGGAATAAAGATAATTTCAGAAACACAGGTGCAAGTTATATACGGCCCTAAGGTAAATATCATAGCAAGTGGGATAAAGGATCATTTAGGTTACTAA
- a CDS encoding glycerate kinase translates to MKVVIAIDSFKGSLSSLELGRLIERGIKKIYKNADVKKVPIADGGEGTVEALVEGTKGKFVNIKVHDPLMRLIDARYGIMGNNVAVIEMAEASGLPLLQPEERDLRKATTYGTGELIKDAVEKGCREFIIGIGGSATNDAGLGMMQALGYKFLDKDGEVLGYGGEIMGNIAEIDSTGAIEGLDRCQFSIACDVDNPFYGPRGAAHVYSRQKGADDEMVEYLDSSLKKLALTLKEKTGKDVENIPGAGAAGGLGGGFVAFLDGELKPGIDIILQEVSLAESIEDADFVITGEGRIDFQSVMGKAPMGVSRLSRDKGIPVIAIAGCIADDAEAMHDHGLDAFFSTINYPVSLEEAMNKERASIFVEKNIEEIFRLIKICEKKYKLR, encoded by the coding sequence ATGAAAGTAGTTATAGCAATAGACTCCTTTAAGGGAAGCCTTAGTTCATTAGAGCTTGGGCGGCTTATAGAAAGAGGAATAAAAAAAATATATAAAAATGCAGATGTAAAGAAAGTACCTATTGCAGACGGTGGAGAAGGGACTGTAGAAGCTCTTGTAGAGGGAACAAAGGGTAAATTTGTAAATATAAAAGTACACGACCCTCTAATGAGACTGATAGATGCCAGATATGGAATAATGGGAAATAATGTTGCTGTCATTGAGATGGCAGAGGCCTCTGGACTGCCACTCCTGCAACCTGAGGAGAGAGATCTCAGAAAAGCCACAACATATGGTACCGGAGAACTTATCAAAGATGCTGTTGAAAAGGGATGCAGAGAGTTCATCATCGGTATAGGTGGAAGTGCTACAAATGATGCAGGTCTTGGAATGATGCAGGCATTGGGGTATAAATTTTTGGATAAAGATGGAGAAGTTCTTGGATACGGTGGAGAGATAATGGGAAATATAGCTGAGATAGATTCTACCGGAGCCATAGAAGGTCTTGATAGATGCCAATTTTCTATAGCCTGTGATGTAGATAACCCTTTTTATGGTCCTAGAGGGGCTGCTCATGTGTACAGCAGACAAAAGGGAGCCGATGATGAAATGGTGGAATACCTGGATTCATCTCTGAAAAAACTGGCATTGACTCTGAAGGAGAAGACTGGAAAAGATGTAGAAAATATACCTGGAGCAGGTGCAGCAGGAGGTTTAGGAGGAGGTTTTGTGGCTTTCCTAGATGGTGAACTGAAGCCTGGGATAGACATAATCCTTCAAGAGGTTAGTCTGGCTGAGAGTATAGAGGATGCAGACTTTGTAATAACTGGTGAAGGAAGGATAGACTTTCAGTCTGTTATGGGCAAGGCTCCTATGGGTGTATCTAGACTCTCAAGGGATAAAGGAATTCCTGTAATAGCAATCGCAGGATGCATCGCAGATGATGCAGAAGCGATGCATGACCATGGTTTAGATGCTTTCTTCTCCACTATAAATTACCCTGTTTCTCTTGAAGAGGCAATGAATAAAGAAAGGGCCAGTATTTTTGTAGAAAAAAATATCGAAGAGATATTTAGGTTGATAAAAATCTGTGAAAAAAAGTATAAATTGAGATAA
- a CDS encoding PTS glucose transporter subunit IIA: MGLFNFFKKEKTIEDRWFNIYSPLNGKVINLSEVPDEAFSSKMIGDGCAIEPFEGSIFSPVAAEINIFETNHAVSFEMENEIEMIVHFGIDTVKLNGNGFKRVAESGSKVKIGEELVKYDIDFMKENAKSIRTPIIINNMDLVEELKIMATGDVKAGDLLMRVKIKE, translated from the coding sequence ATGGGATTATTTAATTTTTTTAAAAAGGAAAAAACAATTGAAGATAGATGGTTTAATATTTATTCACCATTAAATGGGAAAGTAATAAATCTTTCTGAAGTTCCAGATGAAGCTTTTTCTAGCAAAATGATAGGAGATGGATGTGCAATAGAACCATTTGAAGGGTCAATATTTTCACCAGTTGCAGCAGAAATAAATATTTTTGAAACTAATCATGCCGTTAGTTTTGAAATGGAAAATGAGATTGAAATGATAGTCCATTTTGGAATAGATACAGTTAAGCTTAATGGAAATGGATTTAAAAGGGTTGCTGAATCAGGATCAAAAGTGAAAATAGGAGAAGAGCTTGTTAAGTATGATATTGACTTTATGAAAGAAAATGCTAAGTCTATAAGAACTCCTATTATTATAAATAACATGGACTTGGTCGAAGAATTGAAGATTATGGCCACCGGAGATGTCAAAGCTGGAGATTTGCTGATGAGAGTCAAAATAAAAGAATAG